A part of Syntrophales bacterium genomic DNA contains:
- a CDS encoding type III pantothenate kinase → MLLVVDVGNTNTVLGLFDGDILIHDWRIRTVTDHTVDEYGMLIYNLYKSSRISTSRKVSAIVISCVVPPMLNILIPMCEKYFNLKPLIVGPGIKTGMPIYYDNPKEVGADRIVNAVAAYEKYRQELIIVDFGTATTFDYISPKGEYMGGCIAPGIMISCEALFQKAAKLPRVELCTPKTVIAKDTVTSMQAGIMYGYAGLVDGIVERMRSESKGNPKVIATGGLARIIAPETKTIEVVDDLLTLEGLKIIYQRNR, encoded by the coding sequence ATGCTTCTCGTCGTTGACGTAGGAAATACAAATACAGTTCTCGGGCTTTTTGACGGTGATATTCTTATACATGACTGGCGTATACGAACGGTAACGGATCATACAGTAGACGAATACGGCATGCTGATATACAATCTGTACAAATCAAGCCGTATAAGCACCTCCCGTAAAGTTTCTGCGATCGTCATCTCTTGTGTTGTCCCACCAATGCTAAACATACTGATCCCCATGTGTGAGAAGTACTTTAACCTGAAGCCACTCATTGTAGGACCTGGGATAAAGACAGGAATGCCTATATATTACGATAACCCCAAAGAAGTGGGTGCTGACCGTATCGTCAATGCTGTAGCCGCATATGAAAAATACCGCCAAGAACTCATTATAGTGGATTTCGGCACAGCAACCACTTTTGACTACATCTCACCAAAGGGAGAGTACATGGGTGGATGTATAGCACCGGGAATAATGATTTCCTGCGAAGCCCTTTTTCAAAAAGCTGCAAAACTTCCCAGGGTGGAACTGTGCACACCAAAAACGGTAATCGCCAAAGACACAGTGACCAGCATGCAGGCGGGCATCATGTACGGATATGCTGGTCTGGTGGACGGGATAGTAGAACGTATGCGTAGCGAATCAAAAGGAAATCCTAAAGTAATCGCCACAGGCGGACTGGCAAGAATCATTGCCCCTGAGACAAAAACCATAGAGGTCGTGGATGATCTGCTTACACTTGAAGGCCTGAAAATAATCTACCAGCGGAACAGGTGA
- a CDS encoding carbonic anhydrase has translation MIGKNVLTDFSSKISTPSVDPSAFIHPLSAVIGNVLIGKHVFVAPFASIRGDEGQPIYIGDNSNVQDGVVIHALETETDGKPVEKNLYEIEGKKYAVFIGNRVSLAHQCQIHGPAVVLDDTFVGMKVLVFRSFVGKNCVLEPGSTIIGVRISDNRYVPAGSTVTTQNQADSLPIITEDYPFLNLNKGVVHVNTAFAKGYSEQESNK, from the coding sequence ATGATTGGGAAAAACGTATTAACGGATTTCAGCTCAAAAATCTCCACTCCTTCCGTAGATCCATCAGCATTTATCCATCCTTTATCCGCTGTTATAGGAAACGTATTAATCGGTAAACATGTATTTGTGGCACCTTTTGCATCCATAAGAGGGGACGAAGGACAACCCATCTACATTGGAGACAATTCCAACGTGCAGGATGGCGTGGTGATTCATGCTTTAGAAACGGAGACTGATGGTAAACCTGTTGAGAAAAATCTATACGAAATAGAAGGAAAAAAATATGCGGTGTTTATAGGCAATCGGGTATCTCTAGCCCATCAATGCCAAATTCACGGTCCAGCCGTCGTTCTGGATGACACTTTCGTGGGTATGAAGGTTCTTGTTTTCCGATCCTTCGTGGGGAAAAACTGTGTTCTTGAACCGGGAAGTACCATAATCGGCGTTCGCATAAGTGACAACAGATATGTTCCTGCAGGAAGTACAGTTACAACGCAGAATCAGGCTGACTCCCTTCCCATCATCACCGAAGATTACCCATTCTTAAATCTTAACAAAGGAGTAGTGCACGTAAACACTGCCTTCGCAAAAGGATACAGCGAACAGGAAAGCAACAAATAA
- a CDS encoding biotin--[acetyl-CoA-carboxylase] ligase has translation MRPFDGPNLTKVLRATPFPYVHFYKSIDSTNLEAYRLALEGAPEGTVVIAEEQTKGRGRVSHSWQSPPKGNFYGSFLLRPDMPPKDAPLLTLVAGVAVAELLSSFCAAEIKWPNDIIVKGKKICGILTEGKTTASKVEFVIIGIGINVNMVYADMPEELKSKATSLIIETGQVIDLLKLTEGLANGLGKWYKVFILQGFGCIKEQWEKYAKRSGRIRATYGQETLSGNILGIDNEGCLMIQDDTGKVHKITSGDIFFE, from the coding sequence GTGAGACCATTCGACGGACCAAACCTTACTAAAGTTCTCAGGGCAACCCCTTTTCCATACGTTCACTTCTACAAAAGCATAGACTCCACAAATCTTGAGGCCTACCGTCTCGCTCTAGAAGGAGCTCCCGAAGGAACAGTAGTCATCGCTGAGGAGCAAACAAAAGGTAGAGGGAGAGTTAGTCATTCCTGGCAATCTCCCCCCAAGGGTAACTTTTACGGATCGTTCCTCCTACGGCCGGACATGCCACCGAAAGACGCCCCGCTACTCACACTTGTGGCAGGGGTAGCTGTCGCCGAACTCCTATCTTCATTTTGTGCAGCAGAAATAAAATGGCCCAACGATATAATTGTGAAGGGGAAAAAAATATGTGGAATTCTCACAGAAGGTAAAACTACTGCCTCGAAAGTGGAATTTGTGATAATCGGTATAGGTATCAACGTAAACATGGTTTATGCAGATATGCCGGAAGAGCTTAAATCTAAAGCTACATCTCTGATTATAGAAACTGGACAAGTGATTGACCTGTTAAAGCTCACAGAAGGACTCGCCAACGGCTTGGGAAAGTGGTATAAAGTTTTCATCCTTCAAGGTTTCGGATGCATAAAGGAACAATGGGAAAAATATGCAAAAAGAAGTGGAAGAATCCGGGCAACTTACGGACAAGAAACACTAAGCGGGAACATTCTGGGAATAGATAACGAAGGTTGTCTTATGATTCAGGATGATACAGGCAAAGTCCATAAAATAACATCAGGCGATATTTTCTTTGAATAA
- the nadC gene encoding carboxylating nicotinate-nucleotide diphosphorylase, with protein MVNFDINSVRPLIEKALEEDIGSGDITTKSILTGREKGRAKAIAKKNLVVSGIHIFREVFLTMDNTLTVKTEVEDGQEVFSDTVLAYVEGKLASILTAERTALNFLQRMSGIATLTRQFCLAVVGTNAKILDTRKTNPGLRILDKYAVRCGGGMNHRFALYDGVLIKDNHITAAGGISEAIKRTRAAVHSDIKIEVEVKNTEELVEAIEAGADIVMLDNMTVPEMREAVRITRGRVLLEASGNVSLENVRDIAMTGVDFISVGALTHSVKAADISLKIVP; from the coding sequence ATGGTTAATTTTGACATAAATTCCGTTCGCCCACTTATCGAAAAAGCTCTCGAGGAGGATATAGGAAGTGGTGATATAACCACGAAGTCTATCCTCACTGGCAGAGAAAAGGGAAGAGCAAAAGCCATCGCAAAAAAAAACCTCGTAGTTTCAGGAATTCACATATTCCGTGAAGTATTTCTTACAATGGACAATACTCTCACGGTAAAAACCGAAGTTGAGGACGGTCAGGAAGTCTTTTCAGATACCGTACTTGCATACGTGGAAGGAAAATTAGCGTCCATCTTAACGGCAGAGCGCACAGCCCTAAATTTCCTACAAAGGATGTCGGGCATTGCTACCCTTACAAGGCAGTTTTGCCTGGCAGTTGTAGGAACAAATGCGAAAATACTCGATACAAGGAAGACAAATCCGGGGTTACGAATCCTGGACAAATACGCAGTCCGTTGTGGTGGTGGAATGAACCATCGGTTTGCGCTTTACGACGGTGTTCTGATAAAGGACAACCACATCACCGCGGCCGGTGGTATCAGTGAAGCGATCAAAAGAACAAGAGCGGCTGTACACTCAGATATTAAGATAGAAGTGGAAGTTAAGAATACGGAGGAACTGGTGGAAGCCATTGAAGCCGGAGCAGATATCGTAATGTTGGACAACATGACCGTTCCAGAAATGAGAGAAGCAGTGCGGATTACTAGAGGTAGAGTGCTACTGGAGGCCTCTGGTAATGTTTCTCTTGAAAATGTAAGGGATATTGCCATGACTGGTGTGGATTTTATATCTGTGGGTGCTCTGACACACTCCGTGAAAGCTGCTGATATATCGCTAAAAATTGTACCGTGA
- a CDS encoding valine--tRNA ligase, producing MARGTLGNNFDPHTSEAKWYSYWLEKKLFRAEDVSEKKPFCIVIPPPNVTGMLHMGHALNNTLQDIMTRYRRMQGYNALWLPGTDHAGIATQNVVEQELAKEGLTRNDLGREKFLERVWQWKEKYGNVIINQLKRLGCSCDWDRERFTMDEGCSRAVREVFVRLYNDGLIYQGDYIVNWCPRCHTAISDLEVEYEEEAGHLWHIRYPFADGSGSIVVATTRPETMLGDTAVAVNPKDPRYRDKVGKKVILPLMDRPIPVIADEYVDMDFGSGAVKITPACDPADFLIAGRHNLEIIKIMDGNAVINENGGPYRGLDRYICREKVVQDLKEKGYLIKVEPYTHNIGHCYRCKTVIEPFISKQWFVKVGPLAREATAAVVTGKTRIVPSMWEATYFDWMANIRDWCISRQIWWGHRIPVWYCDNCGNTIVQVEDPDYCPNCNNSDLRQDEDVLDTWFSSALWPFSTLGWPDDTPALRTFYPTSLLITGFDILFFWVARMMMMGLYIMKDVPFRDVYLHALVRDEHGEKMSKSRGNIIDPIEMIEKYGADAFRFTLAAFTAQGRDIRMSEERIEGYKFFVNKVWNAARFALMNLSDYNEGEIIHKKDLGLHDRWIRSRAHRAISGVIRGLDEYKFNEAASTTYHFIWYELCDWYLEMIKPVLYRGEDESKRLAAQDTLYQVLKTSLKLLHPFMPFVTEELWQNIVGDGTSIMVSPFPVPNGFEVDEEAEQHMELIMDVITRIRNIRGEMRIPPSKKLEVVLSTNDGLTEKILLDGRSYILNLAGLKDLQIGQNLPEPPNVATGVAGSNVKVHVSLEGVIDPKMEKTRLEKELNKVLKDLKICSQKLENPEFRTRAAASVVTREEERHKELTEKLRILEEALRKVTELYG from the coding sequence ATGGCACGAGGAACCTTAGGCAATAATTTCGATCCCCATACATCGGAAGCTAAATGGTATTCATACTGGCTGGAAAAAAAACTATTCCGTGCTGAGGATGTAAGTGAGAAAAAACCCTTCTGTATAGTTATACCACCTCCCAACGTAACAGGCATGCTTCATATGGGACACGCTCTCAACAACACCCTTCAGGACATCATGACACGGTACCGGAGAATGCAGGGTTACAATGCCCTATGGCTGCCAGGAACCGATCATGCGGGCATTGCGACCCAAAACGTAGTGGAGCAGGAACTGGCTAAGGAAGGACTTACACGGAATGATCTCGGTCGGGAAAAGTTTTTGGAGAGGGTCTGGCAGTGGAAGGAAAAATATGGAAACGTAATCATCAACCAGCTTAAACGTCTAGGCTGTTCATGTGATTGGGACAGAGAGCGTTTCACAATGGACGAAGGTTGCTCACGTGCAGTACGAGAGGTGTTTGTTCGCCTATACAACGATGGTCTAATCTATCAGGGAGACTACATTGTAAATTGGTGTCCCCGTTGCCACACTGCGATCTCCGACCTGGAGGTGGAGTACGAGGAAGAAGCGGGTCATCTCTGGCACATCCGCTATCCCTTCGCAGACGGAAGTGGAAGTATTGTGGTTGCAACAACCAGGCCTGAAACGATGCTTGGTGACACGGCGGTTGCGGTAAATCCCAAAGATCCTCGCTACAGAGACAAAGTTGGTAAGAAAGTTATACTACCATTAATGGATAGGCCTATCCCAGTAATAGCCGATGAATACGTGGACATGGATTTTGGTTCTGGAGCTGTAAAAATTACCCCTGCCTGTGACCCCGCTGATTTTCTCATTGCGGGGCGTCATAACCTGGAAATCATAAAGATAATGGATGGTAACGCTGTAATTAATGAAAATGGTGGACCGTACAGAGGTTTGGACAGATACATCTGCCGAGAAAAGGTGGTTCAGGATCTCAAGGAAAAGGGCTATTTAATTAAAGTTGAACCATATACCCATAACATAGGTCACTGTTACCGCTGCAAAACTGTGATCGAGCCTTTCATATCAAAACAGTGGTTTGTGAAAGTTGGTCCTCTCGCCCGTGAGGCAACAGCTGCTGTGGTAACAGGAAAAACGCGAATAGTACCTTCGATGTGGGAAGCCACGTATTTCGATTGGATGGCAAATATCCGTGACTGGTGCATTTCACGCCAGATTTGGTGGGGACACAGGATACCAGTCTGGTACTGCGATAATTGCGGTAATACCATAGTTCAAGTGGAGGATCCCGATTACTGCCCAAATTGTAATAACAGTGATCTGAGGCAAGACGAAGACGTCCTAGACACATGGTTCAGTTCCGCCCTCTGGCCTTTTTCCACTCTCGGATGGCCTGATGACACACCTGCATTAAGAACGTTCTACCCAACTTCCTTGCTCATCACAGGTTTTGATATACTCTTCTTCTGGGTAGCCAGAATGATGATGATGGGTCTATATATCATGAAGGATGTTCCTTTCAGGGATGTGTACCTCCATGCTCTTGTGCGTGATGAGCACGGCGAGAAAATGAGTAAATCTAGAGGAAATATCATTGACCCCATAGAAATGATAGAGAAATACGGTGCGGATGCCTTTCGTTTTACACTTGCCGCATTTACCGCTCAGGGTCGGGATATCCGCATGTCTGAAGAGCGGATAGAGGGCTACAAATTCTTCGTTAATAAAGTATGGAATGCTGCCCGGTTTGCCCTGATGAATTTGAGTGACTACAATGAAGGTGAAATTATACATAAAAAAGACCTTGGTCTCCACGATCGCTGGATTCGCTCTCGAGCGCACAGGGCAATAAGTGGTGTCATCAGAGGTCTAGATGAATACAAATTCAACGAAGCTGCTTCCACCACCTACCATTTCATTTGGTACGAACTTTGTGACTGGTATCTCGAGATGATAAAACCAGTCCTGTACCGTGGTGAGGATGAAAGTAAGCGCCTTGCAGCTCAGGATACCCTATACCAAGTCTTAAAAACATCTCTCAAACTACTTCATCCATTCATGCCTTTTGTAACTGAAGAATTGTGGCAAAATATTGTAGGTGATGGAACTTCAATTATGGTGAGTCCTTTCCCAGTACCCAATGGCTTTGAAGTAGATGAAGAAGCAGAACAGCATATGGAGCTAATCATGGATGTCATCACAAGGATTCGCAACATTAGGGGAGAAATGAGGATACCCCCCTCAAAGAAACTTGAGGTTGTTTTATCGACCAACGATGGGCTCACAGAGAAAATTCTTTTAGATGGAAGATCTTACATTCTCAACCTAGCCGGATTGAAAGATCTTCAAATCGGACAAAATTTACCGGAACCACCAAATGTAGCTACAGGCGTGGCTGGTTCAAACGTAAAAGTACATGTTTCATTAGAAGGTGTCATTGACCCCAAAATGGAAAAAACCCGTCTCGAAAAAGAACTAAACAAAGTTTTAAAGGACCTCAAAATTTGCTCACAAAAACTGGAGAACCCGGAGTTCCGTACACGGGCAGCAGCTTCAGTTGTAACCAGAGAAGAAGAAAGACATAAGGAATTAACGGAAAAACTTAGAATACTGGAGGAAGCCCTGCGTAAGGTTACAGAACTTTATGGTTAA
- the coaE gene encoding dephospho-CoA kinase (Dephospho-CoA kinase (CoaE) performs the final step in coenzyme A biosynthesis.) has protein sequence MLNVGLTGGIASGKSAVADMFVQKGAFHLDFDRIAHEVAEPYSEVWYTIVNNFGTEILREDKSINRGKLGEIVFGDWDKLKLLNTIVHPAVINIWEKRLKAIQVEHPTAIVISNVPLLFEINMQSYFDVVIVVYASPEEQIRRLMSRNGYTLEQARARLNSQLPIYEKIKRADIVIDNNGSIEETKETVNTVWQHLLALEEKKRHGKNPVPKNIITTRRYSR, from the coding sequence GTGCTTAACGTGGGTCTTACGGGAGGAATCGCCTCTGGGAAATCCGCAGTAGCCGATATGTTTGTCCAAAAAGGAGCTTTTCACCTCGATTTCGATAGAATAGCACATGAAGTAGCCGAACCATACAGTGAAGTGTGGTACACCATAGTTAACAATTTCGGGACAGAAATACTGCGAGAAGATAAATCCATCAACAGGGGAAAATTGGGGGAGATCGTTTTTGGAGATTGGGATAAACTTAAACTGTTGAACACCATCGTTCATCCTGCGGTTATCAATATATGGGAAAAACGGCTTAAAGCAATTCAGGTGGAACACCCCACCGCAATTGTGATCTCCAACGTCCCTCTTCTTTTCGAGATAAACATGCAAAGTTATTTTGACGTTGTGATCGTTGTCTACGCCTCGCCCGAAGAACAGATCAGACGACTGATGTCACGCAATGGATACACATTAGAACAGGCCAGAGCACGTCTGAACTCCCAGTTACCCATTTACGAAAAAATTAAACGAGCAGACATTGTGATTGACAACAACGGATCCATTGAAGAAACAAAGGAAACAGTAAATACGGTTTGGCAACATCTCCTCGCGTTAGAAGAAAAGAAAAGACATGGAAAAAATCCGGTCCCTAAAAATATCATAACAACAAGGAGGTATAGTAGATGA
- a CDS encoding tetratricopeptide repeat protein, protein MSNLRKTHLLSVLCLLGFFLLFISCAPPKPAKPLAEMDTPEHHFYTGMKLLDEEKFEQAQKEFNRAIELSPSFSKAYGGLALVKAYLQDYKAAFDNLKKGWKYAKTNEEKCFIHVGFIRVNTLSKIACTKIGTDCEQDKSWLDKCEEEFHKAIELDQKYAPAFYWMGFAYKTALDFHRAGEMFSKVMDLKGELTAEAEKQWKIVQDIQRAMPGTVTGKKIALLEKITRADAAALFMEEMKIDVLYKKRTPKTFDTSFKEPEKYQSETKKPVTANDIAEHPLKADIEGILQIGVRGLENYPDGNFYPNEFVDRATYAMMIEDILIKITGDNTLATKYIGSPSPFPDLRSDLPYFNAVMVVTSRGVMQAKNISTGEFAPLDKVSGVEALLIIKKFKEELKIF, encoded by the coding sequence ATGTCAAATCTCCGTAAAACCCATCTCTTATCAGTGCTATGTCTTTTGGGATTTTTTCTTTTGTTCATTTCCTGTGCACCCCCAAAACCAGCAAAACCTTTGGCAGAAATGGACACACCAGAGCATCATTTTTACACAGGGATGAAACTTCTCGACGAGGAAAAATTCGAGCAAGCACAAAAAGAATTTAACAGAGCCATTGAACTATCACCAAGTTTTTCAAAAGCTTACGGAGGACTCGCTCTAGTTAAGGCCTATCTTCAGGATTATAAAGCTGCTTTTGACAACCTGAAAAAAGGGTGGAAATATGCGAAGACAAATGAAGAAAAGTGTTTTATTCACGTTGGATTCATAAGAGTAAACACATTGAGCAAAATAGCGTGCACAAAGATCGGAACTGATTGCGAACAGGATAAAAGCTGGCTCGATAAATGTGAAGAGGAATTTCACAAAGCAATAGAACTTGATCAAAAATACGCACCCGCATTTTACTGGATGGGATTTGCTTATAAAACAGCACTGGACTTCCATCGAGCCGGAGAGATGTTCTCCAAAGTCATGGATTTAAAAGGGGAGTTAACGGCAGAAGCGGAAAAACAGTGGAAAATCGTTCAAGATATACAACGTGCAATGCCTGGAACTGTAACTGGTAAAAAAATCGCCCTTTTGGAGAAAATAACTCGTGCCGATGCGGCTGCACTTTTTATGGAGGAAATGAAAATCGATGTGCTGTACAAAAAAAGAACACCAAAGACCTTTGATACCTCATTTAAAGAACCAGAAAAATACCAATCGGAAACCAAGAAACCAGTAACAGCCAATGACATTGCGGAACATCCATTAAAGGCCGATATTGAAGGTATACTCCAGATTGGCGTTCGAGGATTGGAAAATTATCCCGATGGAAACTTCTACCCCAATGAATTTGTGGACAGGGCTACCTATGCTATGATGATAGAAGATATCCTCATAAAGATTACAGGCGACAATACGCTGGCTACAAAATACATTGGTTCACCCTCACCCTTCCCCGATTTACGCTCCGATTTACCCTATTTCAACGCTGTAATGGTAGTCACCTCAAGGGGCGTTATGCAGGCGAAAAACATATCCACAGGTGAGTTTGCTCCGCTGGATAAGGTCTCGGGTGTAGAAGCACTTCTAATAATAAAGAAATTCAAGGAAGAGCTTAAGATCTTCTAA